A genomic region of Fundulus heteroclitus isolate FHET01 chromosome 24, MU-UCD_Fhet_4.1, whole genome shotgun sequence contains the following coding sequences:
- the trak2 gene encoding trafficking kinesin-binding protein 2 isoform X6, translating into MEQMTKTYNDVEVVTHLLAERDRDLELAARIGQSLLQRNHLLQERNDALEEQLAQAVDEVHQLHHELTKKDELLRIVASASEEGEQDSNASTPQQQPPLLGGAAAAAAALSQLEHLQNKLQELEEENQTLRSEACQLKRDTMTYEEKEQQLVSDCVKELRESNSQMVSLTDELSQKNEELLRHQEEIAQLLSQIVELQHRVKELALEKEELRIHLQASKDAQRQLTAELNELAERNAECVEMLHESQEEIKELRSKNSPSSGMRRHLSYGLYPMESLAAEIEGSMRRELSIEEETVFQDQRISQKRVFQTVRSVNASAVRAALATPPIPGSGQSSLVMTAQPFQSAEGEELRVGQQGLPGGNDLTKALHRLSLRRQNFLSEHQFFQAEREKKLQTPSGAEADGEGSGCSSPMGSVLSSFSNLSDLTVSSTVFKTFLPEKLQIVKPMEGSLTLHHWQQLAKPHLATILDPHPGVVTKGFRPLAQDAVFRLSDMEEDEEGEEHRGTAVLEKGTAEKGKEELDEDEEEGGITFNVRCSSTPEDRNRSAAPRTHTPLPPMQPASPAAPSSSSFAHSDLGLTANPVTERSNQFPHPIPGASASAVQSQSRTSTSTSSSCVQNPGKSESSTFSTYTFTTCRILHPTDVTQVTPSSQSSLSANTPSSMRTGPSTPVTPCRLSLGDSFPPRRPAALPSGLAKLVLERGISAQVSSDAPSSSPRARPRRPLLQLVPGTPPNSPSQSPAPSPLPAESRQHPSDNFLASRPAELFLQDVYGLNLGRAPHPDLPSPSQESAALSSCSKSGREKANPVSVGLVERLRRLGFTKVLHGAESDAPGSATFVSAGGGSLMDGLRRNQSLPAMIGARVGGKSAAHPAAPPHPTSLAIPPSPWGNLKERRRHLASISHPPRSSKH; encoded by the exons GTTCACCAGCTACACCATGAGCTGACGAAGAAGGACGAACTGCTCCGGATAGTGGCCAGCGCCTCAGAGGAGGGGGAGCAGGACTCCAACGCGTCGACCCCCCAGCAGCAGCCCCCGCTGCTGGGGGGAGCtgcagccgccgccgctgcactcagccagctggagcatCTGCAGAACAagctgcaggagctggaggaggagaaccagacGCTGAGGTCTGAG GCGTGTCAGCTGAAGAGAGACACCATGACGTATGAAGAGAAAGAGCAGCAGCTCGTCAGCGACTGTGTTAAAGAACTCC GCGAGTCCAACAGCCAGATGGTGTCCCTGACAGATGAATTGTCTCAGAAGAACGAAGAGCTGCTCAGACACCAGGAGGAAATCGCTCAGCTGCTCTCTCAGATAGTAGAGCTGCAACACAGAGTGAAGGAG CTGGCTCTTGAAAAAGAAGAGTTAAGGATCCACCTTCAGGCCTCCAAAGATGCACAGAGACAGCTCACAGCAGAG CTCAACGAGTTGGCAGAAAGGAACGCAGAGTGCGTGGAAATGCTCCACGAGTCGCAGGAAGAGATCAAAGAGCTTCGCAGCAAAAACAGTCCCTCCTCTGGGATGCGACGGCACCTTTCTTACGGTCTCTACCCCATG GAATCCTTGGCAGCAGAGATCGAGGGCTCAATGAGGAGAGAGCTGAGCATCGAAGAGGAGACCGTCTTTCAAGACCAAAG AATTTCCCAGAAGAGAGTCTTTCAAACGGTTCGCTCGGTCAACGCCTCGGCCGTTCGTGCCGCTTTGGCCACGCCGCCTATCCCTGGCTCTGGACAGAGTTCTCTAGTGATGACAGCCCAACCTTTCCAGTCTGCAGAAGG GGAGGAGTTACGAGTGGGCCAGCAAGGATTACCAGGAGGAAACGACCTTACCAAAGCTCTCCATCGTCTGTCTTTAAGGCGACAAAACTTCCTGTCCGAGCATCAGTTCTTCCAGGCAGAGCGTGAGAAGAAGCTGCAGACCCCTTCAGGGGCAGAGGCAGATGGAGAGGGCAGCGGCTGCAGCTCCCCAATGGGCAGCGtgctctcctccttctccaACCTGTCCGATCTCACAGTCAGCTCCACTGTTTTCAAGACCTTCCTGCCTGAGAAGCTTCAGATTGTGAAACCAATGGAAG GTTCCCTGACGCTCCATCACTGGCAGCAGCTTGCCAAACCTCACCTAGCCACCATCTTAGACCCACACCCTGGGGTGGTGACTAAAGGTTTCCGGCCTCTGGCTCAGGACGCCGTGTTCCGGCTGTCAGAcatggaggaggatgaggagggcgAAGAGCACAGAGGGACTGCCGTCCTTGAGAAAGGAACAGCCGAGAAGGGTAAGGAAGAGCTCGACGAGGATGAGGAGGAAGGTGGGATAACCTTCAACGTGCGCTGTTCGTCCACACCTGAGGACAGAAACCGTTCAGCCGCACCTCGCACCCACACGCCGCTCCCTCCAATGCAGCCAGCATCGCCTGCAGCCCCTTCCAGTTCCTCCTTCGCCCACTCGGACCTTGGTTTGACAGCCAATCCGGTCACGGAGAGGTCCAACCAGTTCCCTCACCCCATTCCAGGAGCTTCTGCATCCGCTGTCCAATCACAAAGCAGAACCTCCACCTCGACGTCATCGTCTTGtg TCCAAAACCCAGGAAAGAGCGAGAGCTCCACTTTCTCTACCTACACCTTCACGACCTGTCGCATTCTCCACCCTACTGACGTCACGCAGGTCACACCGAG TTCACAGTCGTCCCTTTCCGCCAACACGCCCAGCTCCATGAGAACAGGCCCCAGCACCCCCGTGACTCCCTGCAGACTGAGTTTGGGCGACTCCTTCCCCCCGCGACGCCCCGCGGCGCTCCCCAGCGGTTTGGCCAAACTGGTTCTGGAGAGAGGCATTTCTGCACAAGTCTCCAGTGACGCCCCCTCTTCGTCGCCCAGAGCTCGCCCGCGGCGGCCCTTGTTACAACTCGTGCCGGGCACGCCTCCCAACTCCCCCTCCCAGTCGCCCGCTCCGTCCCCGCTGCCCGCAGAGTCTCGCCAACACCCGTCTGACAACTTCCTGGCCTCGCGGCCCGCGGAGCTTTTTCTCCAAGACGTGTACGGGCTGAACCTGGGCCGGGCCCCACACCCTGACCTGCCGAGCCCGTCCCAGGAGAGCGCCGCCCTGTCCTCTTGCTCCAAGtcgggccgagagaaagccaaCCCGGTCAGCGTCGGCCTTGTGGAAAGACTTCGACGTTTGGGCTTCACCAAGGTGCTGCACGGCGCGGAGTCCGACGCTCCGGGGTCCGCCACCTTCGTGTCGGCGGGCGGGGGAAGCTTGATGGACGGCCTGAGGCGCAATCAGAGTCTCCCGGCGATGATCGGCGCCAGAGTAGGCGGCAAGTCAGCCGCTCATCCTGCCGCTCCGCCCCACCCAACCTCTCTGGCTATCCCCCCGTCGCCTTGGGGAAACCTCAAAGAGCGGCGCCGGCATCTCGCCTCCATCTCCCACCCGCCGAGGAGTTCAAAACACTAA
- the trim25l gene encoding E3 ubiquitin/ISG15 ligase TRIM25, whose protein sequence is MSKKLWTEEQFNCPVCLDLPKDPVTIPCGHSYCMGCIKDFWSKDDPKGVYSCPQCRQTFCPKPPLSRNTMLAEAVEQLRKGGLTPEMRDSIRSAGGLSSRIKSKLPTGVVLCDLCKGEQTPALRSCLVCMSSLCETHLKPHKTKKSLKQHELIAPTSNLAEKICTQHKYLQEFFCRQCKMFVCWLCTSNQHKDHECVSTKAERMEREKLLSTIQAQNQQRLKAREQELKDMKKMMEGIKRSTDNVHRETETALGELQRSVERLQELLEEVLDQASMEKMNQAQEVADKLEAEIQERRKRDTEMKDLASCEDNIFYLQTCDSMSSPLECGDQPPVKVNVDATFEPVLEAVLALRNRVEDLCNQELGNITKREFHVVLNEHLWNRFHDPDGRLFFFFLVFSALGNRTTNHRSTSPNISVARRSADQQGLRGPDVRSRDSPRDRGNGSSPRVGNRRRREERETEPETNPSPSSAQSLWSRSSQNPVAAPAAAITPIPATPAPAPVPVPVPVPVPTPAPSNAFSRMPSITSLFRSTRRGAKQATPAGGNPWGMDAVSETPTEINPGLFLDTPLPGAMTQAPAFPALREINIDSIQAPEPRTREEFLQYSVSLTLDPNTAHRRLVLSEGNTKATLQGPTQSYADTPQRFDGWTQVMCQSPLQTQRSYWEVEWRGRGSSMGVAYGALSRKGSDARSGLGYNAQSWSLELSDTCCLAMHDNEKRDIPVTYSPRLGIYVDLSVGMLSFYSVADNMTHLHSFRANFTQPIYATFGVGSGVGVGLDFALGQFTSSSDSIKICPL, encoded by the exons ATGAGTAAGAAGCTTTGGACAGAGGAGCAGTTTAACTGCCCCGTGTGTCTGGATCTCCCGAAGGATCCGGTCACCATaccctgtggacacagctactgtatggGCTGCATCAAGGACTTCTGGAGCAAGGATGACCCCAAAGGGGTCTACAGCTGCCCCCAGTGCCGCCAGACCTTCTGCCCCAAGCCCCCCTTGTCCAGAAATACCATGCTGGCCGAGGCTGTGGAGCAGCTCCGCAAAGGGGGCCTTACACCAGAGATGCGGGATTCTATTCGAAGCGCTGGTGGGTTGTCCTCTAGAATCAAATCCAAACTGCCCACCGGAGTCGTTCTGTGCGACTTGTGCAAAGGGGAGCAGACTCCTGCCCTGAGGAGCTGCCTGGTGTGTATGAGCTCCTTATGCGAGACCCACCTGAAGCCCCACAAGACCAAGAAGTCTCTCAAGCAGCATGAGCTCATCGCGCCGACCAGCAACCTGGCCGAGAAGATCTGCACTCAGCACAAGTACCTGCAGGAGTTCTTCTGTCGCCAGTGCAAGATGTTTGTTTGCTGGCTGTGCACCAGCAACCAGCATAAAGACCACGAGTGTGTGTCCACCAAAGCTGAAAGAATGGAGAGAGAG AAGCTGCTGTCAACGATCCAAGCACAGAACCAGCAGAGGCTGAAGGCCAGGGAGCAGGAGCTGAAGGATATGAAGAAGATGATGGAGGGGATAAAG CGTTCCACCGACAATGTTCATCGCGAGACGGAAACCGCTCTGGGGGAGCTCCAGCGCTCTGTGGAGCgtctgcaggagctgctggaggaggtGCTGGATCAGGCCAGCATGGAGAAGATGAACCAGGCCCAGGAGGTGGCAGACAAGCTGGAGGCGGAGATCCAGGAGCGGAGGAAGAGGGACACAGAAATGAAGGACTTGGCGAGCTGTGAAGACAACATCTTCTACCTGCAG ACGTGCGACTCCATGAGCAGCCCCCTGGAATGTGGCGACCAGCCGCCCGTGAAGGTCAACGTCGATGCCACCTTCGAGCCTGTCCTGGAAGCAGTCCTGGCCCTCAGGAACCGAGTGGAGGATCTGTGCAACCAGGAGCTGGGGAACATCACCAAACGAG AATTCCACGTCGTGCTAAATGAACACTTGTGGAACCGTTTTCATGATCCTGACGGCCgcttgttctttttctttctagTGTTTTCTGCCCTGGGTAACCGCACCACAAACCACCGTTCCACATCTCCTAACATTTCAGTGGCTCGCCGAAGTGCAGACCAACAAG GCCTCAGAGGTCCCGACGTGAGGAGCAGGGATTCACCTCGAG ACAGAGGAAACGGAAGCTCGCCAAGAGTGGGGAACCGACggagaagagaggagagagaaactG AGCCTGAGACGAACCCCAGTCCCAGCAGCGCTCAGTCACTCTGGAGCAGATCCAGTCAGAACCCGGTCGCCGCCCCGGCTGCAGCTATAACTCCAATCCCAGCcactcctgctcctgctcctgtgCCAGTTCCTGTTCCTGTACCTGTTCCAACACCAGCACCATCCAATG CATTTAGCCGGATGCCGTCGATCACCAGCCTGTTTCGCTCAACCCGACGAGGCGCCAAGCAGGCCACCCCTGCAGGAGGGAACCCAT GGGGGATGGATGCTGTGTCAGAAACACCAACAGAGA TTAACCCAGGTCTGTTCTTGGACACCCCGCTTCCGGGCGCCATGACTCAAGCTCCGGCTTTCCCTGCGC TGAGAGAAATCAACATCGACAGCATTCAGGCACCAGAACCAAGAACCAGAGAGGAATTTCTTCAAT ATTCTGTGAGCCTGACCCTTGACCCCAACACAGCTCACAGGCGGTTGGTGCTCTCCGAAGGCAACACTAAGGCAACCCTGCAGGGGCCGACGCAGTCCTACGCCGACACCCCCCAGCGTTTCGACGGCTGGACCCAGGTGATGTGCCAGAGCCCGCTGCAGACCCAGCGCTCctactgggaggtggagtggaGGGGCCGCGGCTCCTCCATGGGGGTGGCGTACGGGGCGCTGAGCAGGAAGGGCTCCGACGCCCGCTCCGGCCTCGGCTACAACGCCCAGTCCTGGAGCCTGGAGCTGTCCGACACCTGCTGCTTGGCCATGCACGACAACGAGAAGAGGGACATTCCCGTCACCTACTCGCCCCGTCTGGGCATCTACGTGGATCTGTCGGTGGGGATGCTGTCGTTCTACAGCGTGGCGGACAACATGACACACCTCCACAGCTTCCGGGCGAACTTCACCCAGCCGATTTACGCCACCTTCGGAGTAGGGAGCGGGGTCGGGGTGGGTCTGGACTTCGCCCTCGGGCAGTTTACATCTAGCTCCGACAGCATTAAGATCTGTCCTCTATGA
- the LOC105916168 gene encoding carboxypeptidase O isoform X2: MLSVVGLSFAALLLTVGALTLERAEYDYFKYHPMDEISSWMVQMEKDHPDVVTVVDYGRTYEKRTISLLKIGLKTEAKKKAVWMDCGIHAREWIAPAFCQYFVRQILHAYKTDDKMAAMLTNMDFYITPVLNIDGYIFSWKDSSTRLWRKNRSPGPSGDCYGVDLNRNFDANWGTVGVSSNCSSNIYCGTGPISEPEAQAVAYFVGSRKEDFLCFLTIHSYGQLLLIPYGHPNFTASNYDELMTVGQGAAEAIWRVHGKKYTVGTSPDVLYANSGSSRDWARMQEIPLTFTFELRDNGTYGFELPEDQIRPTCEEAYSGALHIIAYAHDKTFNGAAAAAAATLWAVLLAAGVSGANLM, from the exons GAGTATGATTACTTCAAGTACCACCCGATGGATGAG ATCAGCAGCTGGATGGTTCAGATGGAGAAGGACCACCCCGACGTGGTGACCGTGGTGGACTACGGGAGGACGTACGAGAAAAGGACGATCAGCTTGCTGAAG ATCGGCCTGAAGACCGAAGCCAAAAAGAAGGCCGTCTGGATGGACTGTGGGATTCATGCTAGAGAATGGATCGCTCCCGCCTTCTGTCAGTACTTTGTCAGACAG ATTCTCCACGCATACAAAACAGACGATAAGATGGCAGCGATGCTGACCAACATGGACTTCTACATCACGCCGGTGCTCAACATAGACGGCTACATCTTCTCCTGGAAGGACAGCTCA ACACGGCTGTGGAGGAAGAACAGGTCACCGGGACCTTCGGGCGACTGCTACGGCGTCGATCTCAACCGCAACTTCGATGCCAACTGGGGCA ccgTCGGCGTGTCGTCCAACTGCAGCTCCAACATCTACTGCGGGACCGGGCCCATCTCGGAGCCCGAGGCCCAGGCCGTGGCTTACTTCGTGGGAAGCCGAAAGGAAGACTTCCTGTGTTTCCTCACCATCCACTCCTACGGCCAGCTGCTCCTGATTCCCTACGGACACCCCAACTTCACCGCCTCCAACTACGACGAGCTG ATGACGGTGGGACAGGGTGCAGCTGAAGCCATATGGAGGGTCCACGGGAAAAAATACACAGTAGGAACCTCCCCGGATGTATTAT ACGCCAACTCTGGTTCATCCAGAGACTGGGCCCGGATGCAGGAAATCCCGCTCACCTTCACCTTCGAGCTGAGGGATAACGGCACGTACGGCTTCGAGCTCCCCGAGGACCAGATCCGTCCGACCTGCGAGGAGGCCTACAGCGGGGCCCTGCACATCATCGCCTACGCCCACGACAAGACCTTTAACGGCGCCGCAGCCGCTGCCGCAGCGACTCTTTGGGCCGTGCTGTTGGCGGCGGGGGTCTCCGGGGCCAACCTGATGTGA
- the LOC105916168 gene encoding carboxypeptidase O isoform X1, with protein sequence MLSVVGLSFAALLLTVGALTLESNRAEYDYFKYHPMDEISSWMVQMEKDHPDVVTVVDYGRTYEKRTISLLKIGLKTEAKKKAVWMDCGIHAREWIAPAFCQYFVRQILHAYKTDDKMAAMLTNMDFYITPVLNIDGYIFSWKDSSTRLWRKNRSPGPSGDCYGVDLNRNFDANWGTVGVSSNCSSNIYCGTGPISEPEAQAVAYFVGSRKEDFLCFLTIHSYGQLLLIPYGHPNFTASNYDELMTVGQGAAEAIWRVHGKKYTVGTSPDVLYANSGSSRDWARMQEIPLTFTFELRDNGTYGFELPEDQIRPTCEEAYSGALHIIAYAHDKTFNGAAAAAAATLWAVLLAAGVSGANLM encoded by the exons GAGTATGATTACTTCAAGTACCACCCGATGGATGAG ATCAGCAGCTGGATGGTTCAGATGGAGAAGGACCACCCCGACGTGGTGACCGTGGTGGACTACGGGAGGACGTACGAGAAAAGGACGATCAGCTTGCTGAAG ATCGGCCTGAAGACCGAAGCCAAAAAGAAGGCCGTCTGGATGGACTGTGGGATTCATGCTAGAGAATGGATCGCTCCCGCCTTCTGTCAGTACTTTGTCAGACAG ATTCTCCACGCATACAAAACAGACGATAAGATGGCAGCGATGCTGACCAACATGGACTTCTACATCACGCCGGTGCTCAACATAGACGGCTACATCTTCTCCTGGAAGGACAGCTCA ACACGGCTGTGGAGGAAGAACAGGTCACCGGGACCTTCGGGCGACTGCTACGGCGTCGATCTCAACCGCAACTTCGATGCCAACTGGGGCA ccgTCGGCGTGTCGTCCAACTGCAGCTCCAACATCTACTGCGGGACCGGGCCCATCTCGGAGCCCGAGGCCCAGGCCGTGGCTTACTTCGTGGGAAGCCGAAAGGAAGACTTCCTGTGTTTCCTCACCATCCACTCCTACGGCCAGCTGCTCCTGATTCCCTACGGACACCCCAACTTCACCGCCTCCAACTACGACGAGCTG ATGACGGTGGGACAGGGTGCAGCTGAAGCCATATGGAGGGTCCACGGGAAAAAATACACAGTAGGAACCTCCCCGGATGTATTAT ACGCCAACTCTGGTTCATCCAGAGACTGGGCCCGGATGCAGGAAATCCCGCTCACCTTCACCTTCGAGCTGAGGGATAACGGCACGTACGGCTTCGAGCTCCCCGAGGACCAGATCCGTCCGACCTGCGAGGAGGCCTACAGCGGGGCCCTGCACATCATCGCCTACGCCCACGACAAGACCTTTAACGGCGCCGCAGCCGCTGCCGCAGCGACTCTTTGGGCCGTGCTGTTGGCGGCGGGGGTCTCCGGGGCCAACCTGATGTGA
- the trak2 gene encoding trafficking kinesin-binding protein 2 isoform X5 — protein sequence MPGLNIHNEQVYESIAVEVLSGDRMEQMTKTYNDVEVVTHLLAERDRDLELAARIGQSLLQRNHLLQERNDALEEQLAQAVDEVHQLHHELTKKDELLRIVASASEEGEQDSNASTPQQQPPLLGGAAAAAAALSQLEHLQNKLQELEEENQTLRSEACQLKRDTMTYEEKEQQLVSDCVKELRESNSQMVSLTDELSQKNEELLRHQEEIAQLLSQIVELQHRVKELALEKEELRIHLQASKDAQRQLTAELNELAERNAECVEMLHESQEEIKELRSKNSPSSGMRRHLSYGLYPMESLAAEIEGSMRRELSIEEETVFQDQRISQKRVFQTVRSVNASAVRAALATPPIPGSGQSSLVMTAQPFQSAEGEELRVGQQGLPGGNDLTKALHRLSLRRQNFLSEHQFFQAEREKKLQTPSGAEADGEGSGCSSPMGSVLSSFSNLSDLTVSSTVFKTFLPEKLQIVKPMEGSLTLHHWQQLAKPHLATILDPHPGVVTKGFRPLAQDAVFRLSDMEEDEEGEEHRGTAVLEKGTAEKGKEELDEDEEEGGITFNVRCSSTPEDRNRSAAPRTHTPLPPMQPASPAAPSSSSFAHSDLGLTANPVTERSNQFPHPIPGASASAVQSQSRTSTSTSSSCVQNPGKSESSTFSTYTFTTCRILHPTDVTQVTPSSQSSLSANTPSSMRTGPSTPVTPCRLSLGDSFPPRRPAALPSGLAKLVLERGISAQVSSDAPSSSPRARPRRPLLQLVPGTPPNSPSQSPAPSPLPAESRQHPSDNFLASRPAELFLQDVYGLNLGRAPHPDLPSPSQESAALSSCSKSGREKANPVSVGLVERLRRLGFTKVLHGAESDAPGSATFVSAGGGSLMDGLRRNQSLPAMIGARVGGKSAAHPAAPPHPTSLAIPPSPWGNLKERRRHLASISHPPRSSKH from the exons GTTCACCAGCTACACCATGAGCTGACGAAGAAGGACGAACTGCTCCGGATAGTGGCCAGCGCCTCAGAGGAGGGGGAGCAGGACTCCAACGCGTCGACCCCCCAGCAGCAGCCCCCGCTGCTGGGGGGAGCtgcagccgccgccgctgcactcagccagctggagcatCTGCAGAACAagctgcaggagctggaggaggagaaccagacGCTGAGGTCTGAG GCGTGTCAGCTGAAGAGAGACACCATGACGTATGAAGAGAAAGAGCAGCAGCTCGTCAGCGACTGTGTTAAAGAACTCC GCGAGTCCAACAGCCAGATGGTGTCCCTGACAGATGAATTGTCTCAGAAGAACGAAGAGCTGCTCAGACACCAGGAGGAAATCGCTCAGCTGCTCTCTCAGATAGTAGAGCTGCAACACAGAGTGAAGGAG CTGGCTCTTGAAAAAGAAGAGTTAAGGATCCACCTTCAGGCCTCCAAAGATGCACAGAGACAGCTCACAGCAGAG CTCAACGAGTTGGCAGAAAGGAACGCAGAGTGCGTGGAAATGCTCCACGAGTCGCAGGAAGAGATCAAAGAGCTTCGCAGCAAAAACAGTCCCTCCTCTGGGATGCGACGGCACCTTTCTTACGGTCTCTACCCCATG GAATCCTTGGCAGCAGAGATCGAGGGCTCAATGAGGAGAGAGCTGAGCATCGAAGAGGAGACCGTCTTTCAAGACCAAAG AATTTCCCAGAAGAGAGTCTTTCAAACGGTTCGCTCGGTCAACGCCTCGGCCGTTCGTGCCGCTTTGGCCACGCCGCCTATCCCTGGCTCTGGACAGAGTTCTCTAGTGATGACAGCCCAACCTTTCCAGTCTGCAGAAGG GGAGGAGTTACGAGTGGGCCAGCAAGGATTACCAGGAGGAAACGACCTTACCAAAGCTCTCCATCGTCTGTCTTTAAGGCGACAAAACTTCCTGTCCGAGCATCAGTTCTTCCAGGCAGAGCGTGAGAAGAAGCTGCAGACCCCTTCAGGGGCAGAGGCAGATGGAGAGGGCAGCGGCTGCAGCTCCCCAATGGGCAGCGtgctctcctccttctccaACCTGTCCGATCTCACAGTCAGCTCCACTGTTTTCAAGACCTTCCTGCCTGAGAAGCTTCAGATTGTGAAACCAATGGAAG GTTCCCTGACGCTCCATCACTGGCAGCAGCTTGCCAAACCTCACCTAGCCACCATCTTAGACCCACACCCTGGGGTGGTGACTAAAGGTTTCCGGCCTCTGGCTCAGGACGCCGTGTTCCGGCTGTCAGAcatggaggaggatgaggagggcgAAGAGCACAGAGGGACTGCCGTCCTTGAGAAAGGAACAGCCGAGAAGGGTAAGGAAGAGCTCGACGAGGATGAGGAGGAAGGTGGGATAACCTTCAACGTGCGCTGTTCGTCCACACCTGAGGACAGAAACCGTTCAGCCGCACCTCGCACCCACACGCCGCTCCCTCCAATGCAGCCAGCATCGCCTGCAGCCCCTTCCAGTTCCTCCTTCGCCCACTCGGACCTTGGTTTGACAGCCAATCCGGTCACGGAGAGGTCCAACCAGTTCCCTCACCCCATTCCAGGAGCTTCTGCATCCGCTGTCCAATCACAAAGCAGAACCTCCACCTCGACGTCATCGTCTTGtg TCCAAAACCCAGGAAAGAGCGAGAGCTCCACTTTCTCTACCTACACCTTCACGACCTGTCGCATTCTCCACCCTACTGACGTCACGCAGGTCACACCGAG TTCACAGTCGTCCCTTTCCGCCAACACGCCCAGCTCCATGAGAACAGGCCCCAGCACCCCCGTGACTCCCTGCAGACTGAGTTTGGGCGACTCCTTCCCCCCGCGACGCCCCGCGGCGCTCCCCAGCGGTTTGGCCAAACTGGTTCTGGAGAGAGGCATTTCTGCACAAGTCTCCAGTGACGCCCCCTCTTCGTCGCCCAGAGCTCGCCCGCGGCGGCCCTTGTTACAACTCGTGCCGGGCACGCCTCCCAACTCCCCCTCCCAGTCGCCCGCTCCGTCCCCGCTGCCCGCAGAGTCTCGCCAACACCCGTCTGACAACTTCCTGGCCTCGCGGCCCGCGGAGCTTTTTCTCCAAGACGTGTACGGGCTGAACCTGGGCCGGGCCCCACACCCTGACCTGCCGAGCCCGTCCCAGGAGAGCGCCGCCCTGTCCTCTTGCTCCAAGtcgggccgagagaaagccaaCCCGGTCAGCGTCGGCCTTGTGGAAAGACTTCGACGTTTGGGCTTCACCAAGGTGCTGCACGGCGCGGAGTCCGACGCTCCGGGGTCCGCCACCTTCGTGTCGGCGGGCGGGGGAAGCTTGATGGACGGCCTGAGGCGCAATCAGAGTCTCCCGGCGATGATCGGCGCCAGAGTAGGCGGCAAGTCAGCCGCTCATCCTGCCGCTCCGCCCCACCCAACCTCTCTGGCTATCCCCCCGTCGCCTTGGGGAAACCTCAAAGAGCGGCGCCGGCATCTCGCCTCCATCTCCCACCCGCCGAGGAGTTCAAAACACTAA